Part of the Bradyrhizobium sp. AZCC 1721 genome, ATCGAGCGGCTCAGTCGATCGCTGCCGACAATCTAGCCCTCGGCCTAGATATTGTCGCGGATTGTGTAAACGATTGCCAAGAGGCACGGGACGGTTGGGAAGCGGCGGGGCGGCGTGCCGCAGCCGAGGTTATCTGGCTAGAAGTCGTGTGCAGCGATCTTGTCGAGCACCGTCGGAGAATTGAGACAAGATCAAGCGACGTCATGGGGCTGAACTTACCCAATTGGGACGCAGTTGCAGCCCGTGCCTACGACAAATGGAATCGAGATCGTATCATTATCGATACAGCACATCGTAGCTTGGAAGAGTGCGTGGAGGAGGCGTTCGATCTCCTAAGCAGATGATGGCAGCTATTGGCCCGGTGCGTCGATATCGGCACGCCCGCCTTTGTGTCGCTATTAGATGCCAACAAGCGGACATCGTCAGTTTATGAGTCCTCGCCCTAATTCGCAGCCGAGCGGGTGCGTTTGCGGTTGGACGCCGCCACTTCGGGATAGCCGTGCAGCTTCAGCTTGTCGGCCTGCACGCCCCAGCTTTCCAGCCGGTCGAGAAAGCTCATGCCGAGCAGGTTGGTCTTCATCAATCCGCGCGGCACCACCAGCGCCGGGACCGATTTCTCGACGAGGCCGCCGACCGCGAGACGATCGAGGGTCAGCCGCGCCGCCTTGGTATGGCCGCCGGCGGTTTCGACATCGACA contains:
- a CDS encoding AAA family ATPase, producing the protein MARLIALAGLPGVGKSSIARRLAGRSGAIWLRIDSMDQAIWASGTAPSDLFDWSYRAAQSIAADNLALGLDIVADCVNDCQEARDGWEAAGRRAAAEVIWLEVVCSDLVEHRRRIETRSSDVMGLNLPNWDAVAARAYDKWNRDRIIIDTAHRSLEECVEEAFDLLSR